The genomic region TATTAAAAATGTATGAAGAATACTTCGAAAAACCCTATAGCGAAAAAGCACATAAACTACTGCATACAAAATACACTCCCAAAGAAAGAATATAATTAATAAGACACACCAAGAGGTAAGGTTAATGTAAAACAAGAGAAACAGGCAGCTATTTACACCTGTTTCTCTTGTTTTTTAGAAGGAGAAACTTTTTATCCAATTTAAAATATATGGTATAATTACAACATACATAATATTGCGTCAAAACTTATGAAGGGAGTGCAAATATTTGAGCCTTATTGGAGACAAATTTAGGGAGGTCATTATTTCAGTCTTACCTGTAGCAATAATTGTGCTAATCTTAAATTTTACCCTTGTTCCTTTAGATACTCCTATGTTATTTAGCTTTTTGCTTGGTTCCGTTTTTATAGTTGCTGGACTTACACTTTTTTTAATAGGTGTTGACATCGGTATTACACCCTTAGGTGGTTTAATAGGTAATTCTTTACTAAAAACTAACAAGTTGTGGGTAATAGTAGCAGCTGGCCTAATTCTTGGATTTTTAATCTCAATTGCAGAACCTAGTCTCTTGGTTTTAGCAAATCAAATTGAATTGGTAACCTCTGGGGAAATTACAAGTGTCACAATCTTGGTAGTAGTTTCATTAGGTTTAGCTGTAATGGTTTCTTTTGGTTTGGTAAGAATTATGTTTAATATACCATTGTTTAAGATTTTAACAGTGCTTTATGCAATAGTGTTTGTGCTAGCTATTTTTACAACACCGGAATTTTTGGCCATCTCCTTTGATGCCTCCGGCGCCACCACTGGGGTTCTGGCAGTGCCGTTTATTCTAGCAATATCTATCGGTATTTCAATTAAGAAAAAAGATAGCAAATCTGGCGAAAAGGATAGTTTTGGGTTGGTTTCTATTGCTTCTGTGGGGGCAATTATTTCAGTTATGCTGTTAAATATTATCACAGCAACTGGTAGTTTAGATCCTGTTCTTGATTTAAATATTCCTGAAACAACTTCAGCTGTAGAACCTTTTTTATCCATGCTAGGTCCAGTTTTAAAAGAAAGCCTCATTTCCCTTCTGCCATTACTTGTGATTTTGTTGATTTTACAGAAAGTTTCCTTTAAACTACATAGAAAGGCTTTTATCAGGATTATTAAAGGTTTTGTTTATGCATTTTTAGGGCTAGTTTTGTTTTTGTTAGGCGTCAATGCTGGGTTTATGGATGTGGGCAGCAGTATAGGCTATACTATTACGAGTATGAATAATAATCTTTATCTAATTATTATGGGGTTTGTTTTAGGTGTGGTAACTATATTGGCAGAACCTGCTGTTTACGTATTGACCAATCAGATAGAAGATGTAACCAGTGGATATGTTAAAAGAAAGGCTGTACTACTGGCGATTTCAATAGGTGTTGGTTTGGCTGTCGCCCTTTCTATGGTTAGAGTAGTTATTTATGACCTTCAATTATGGCATTATCTTTTGCCGGGGTATATACTAGCCGTAGGATTGATGTATGTTGCACCTAAACTCTTTGTTGGAATTGCTTTTGATGCAGGTGGGGTTGCTACTGGGCCAATGATTACAACCTTTATTTTGGCTTTTACACATGGCGCCGCTGATGCAAAAGAAGGTGCAAATATTTTGGTTGATGGATTTGGTATGATAGCTATGGTGGCGCTAGCTCCAATAATTACGTTACAAATCTTAGGCCTTATTTTTAAAATAAAATCCAAAAAAGGAGGGGGCTCAAATAATGGGTAACTTAAAAGCACTGGATCTGATGTGTGTTATTGTTAAAAACGGATTGGGTAGCAAAATTATAAAATGTGCCAAACAAAATAAAATAACAGGAGGAACCATTATCTTAGGCAAAGGAACTATTCAGCGTCCCCTTCTTAAGCTGCTTGAACTAAATGAAGTAAAAAGGGAGATAATTCTAATGGCTTGTGAAAGTTCAAAAGTTAACACAGCCTTAGAAGCTTTAAATAAAAAATTCCAATTTTATAAACCTAATCATGGAATAGCTTTTAGCATCTCTTTAGAGGATGTTTTAGGAGCAAAAAGTATAAAAAGAGATGAAATTAGAGTCGGGGGTGAGCAAGAGTCGATGTATAATCTTATTTTGGTTGTGGTGGATAAAGGAAATGGGGAGCTTGTTGTAGATGCAGCTAATAAGGCCGGATCTAAGGGGGCAACGATTATAAATGCTAGGGGATCTGGCATACATGAAACTAGCAAGATTTTTTCTATGGAGATCGAACCAGAAAAAGAACTTGTTTTGATAGTTAGTGAAAAGGAGCTTGCCGATGGGATAGCTTCATCAATACGCTCAGATCTTAAAATCGATGAGCCTGGTAATGGAATTATTTTTATTCAAGATATTAATAAAGCTTATGGATTGCTTTAGTTGAAAAAACATTATAAAGCATAAAAAGTCCCTGCTAAACGCAAGGGACTTTTCTTATGCAAGTTTTAAAGTTTTTTAAGCTTTGATTACAGCAGAAGTTAAAGGGTCTATCTTAATACTGTCTTTTCCTAGTGAAAACCCTACAGGATTTGAAATGGCTTTTGTGCCAGCTTGTTTTTGGTCAACTAAAACAACTTTGTCAGTTAAATCCACATCCAAAGTAAGCTTACGCTTGTTTTTATCTGCGTTTATAAACACATAATATATTTGCCCATCTGTAGATTTACAGCTGTATGCTATTACTAGGTCAGTTTCGTTTATGTTTGGGCAGGTAATTAAAGAAACATTAGTTTCAATTAAGCTTTTACAACCTAGCCTGAAGGCGTCAGTTGACCTCCTTAAATGAATTAGGCCCGCTGTATACTTTTGAGTGTCGGTGTTTACTGGAAATCTATTTTCATCTGTAACTTTTGACCATCCAAACTTGTTGATTGCATCTGATGACTGGTAGGAATCATGAATAAAGTAAGGGTATTTAAAAGGTCTGTTGTTTTCATCAGTCATGTAAGTGGATTTATATGGGGCCTCATTAGTTTTTGCCCTATATTGTTTGGTGCGTCCATATTCTTGCCCGGCGTGGATAAAAGCTATGCCTTGAGAGGTTAGAAGCATTGTATTACCTACTCGAATACGCTTATGAATTTCCAAATCATTTTTTGGTATATCAGGATCTTTTTTGATGGAGTAGGCGACAACATCATATAATGTTAAATTGTCATGAGCTTCTATATAAGGAACAACATTCCCAG from Proteinivorax hydrogeniformans harbors:
- a CDS encoding DUF1538 domain-containing protein; the protein is MSLIGDKFREVIISVLPVAIIVLILNFTLVPLDTPMLFSFLLGSVFIVAGLTLFLIGVDIGITPLGGLIGNSLLKTNKLWVIVAAGLILGFLISIAEPSLLVLANQIELVTSGEITSVTILVVVSLGLAVMVSFGLVRIMFNIPLFKILTVLYAIVFVLAIFTTPEFLAISFDASGATTGVLAVPFILAISIGISIKKKDSKSGEKDSFGLVSIASVGAIISVMLLNIITATGSLDPVLDLNIPETTSAVEPFLSMLGPVLKESLISLLPLLVILLILQKVSFKLHRKAFIRIIKGFVYAFLGLVLFLLGVNAGFMDVGSSIGYTITSMNNNLYLIIMGFVLGVVTILAEPAVYVLTNQIEDVTSGYVKRKAVLLAISIGVGLAVALSMVRVVIYDLQLWHYLLPGYILAVGLMYVAPKLFVGIAFDAGGVATGPMITTFILAFTHGAADAKEGANILVDGFGMIAMVALAPIITLQILGLIFKIKSKKGGGSNNG
- a CDS encoding P-II family nitrogen regulator, whose translation is MGNLKALDLMCVIVKNGLGSKIIKCAKQNKITGGTIILGKGTIQRPLLKLLELNEVKREIILMACESSKVNTALEALNKKFQFYKPNHGIAFSISLEDVLGAKSIKRDEIRVGGEQESMYNLILVVVDKGNGELVVDAANKAGSKGATIINARGSGIHETSKIFSMEIEPEKELVLIVSEKELADGIASSIRSDLKIDEPGNGIIFIQDINKAYGLL